One Ignavibacterium album JCM 16511 genomic region harbors:
- a CDS encoding VOC family protein — translation MAEPLIAHVEIPATDLNRSKEFYQKVFGWDFKQFGNGYLLFNNHKGIMVGLRQVDNVSIGDTTVFHVNIPDINSILEKVKANGGAVKRNKTVIPAMGWYALLTDPDGNTIGLYQKG, via the coding sequence ATGGCTGAACCTTTAATTGCTCATGTTGAAATTCCTGCAACTGATTTAAATCGTTCTAAAGAATTTTACCAAAAAGTTTTCGGATGGGATTTTAAACAATTTGGTAATGGTTATTTACTTTTTAATAATCATAAGGGAATAATGGTTGGTTTAAGACAGGTTGATAATGTTTCAATCGGTGATACAACTGTTTTTCATGTAAACATTCCGGACATAAATTCAATTTTAGAAAAAGTAAAAGCAAACGGCGGAGCAGTTAAGAGAAATAAAACTGTTATTCCTGCTATGGGTTGGTATGCTTTGCTAACTGATCCTGATGGAAATACAATTGGTTTGTATCAAAAAGGATAA
- a CDS encoding OmpW family outer membrane protein: protein MKKIFFILGLILVIPLTNLNAQKIGKLAPEKEPEIYPDNAWGIDIMFGESGFGLGTFLRRQIGGNLTAFADLSFAEAKDEREIEYIDYFGQTFVIGKKNRVFQLPLILGLQYRLFKGEIEDNLRPYISAGVGPTLVITTPYEEEFFSAFGNAQSKFALGGYVGIGANFGIDKSSLVGINVRYFRVQFFDDGVESLFGRFKDNLSGFFIALNLGLMY, encoded by the coding sequence ATGAAAAAAATATTTTTTATTCTTGGTTTAATATTAGTTATTCCACTGACAAATTTAAATGCTCAGAAAATTGGTAAACTTGCACCGGAAAAAGAACCTGAAATCTATCCGGATAATGCCTGGGGAATTGATATTATGTTCGGTGAATCTGGTTTTGGTTTAGGAACTTTTTTAAGAAGACAAATTGGTGGAAACTTAACTGCATTTGCTGATTTATCATTTGCTGAAGCTAAGGATGAAAGAGAAATTGAATACATTGACTATTTCGGACAAACTTTTGTAATCGGAAAGAAGAATCGTGTTTTTCAGTTACCACTTATTTTGGGCTTGCAATACAGATTATTCAAAGGGGAAATTGAAGATAATCTACGACCTTACATTAGTGCAGGAGTAGGTCCAACACTTGTAATCACAACTCCTTATGAAGAAGAATTTTTCAGTGCGTTTGGAAATGCTCAATCCAAATTTGCGCTCGGCGGCTATGTTGGTATCGGTGCAAACTTCGGAATTGATAAGTCGAGTCTTGTCGGAATAAATGTTCGTTATTTCCGTGTTCAGTTTTTTGATGACGGAGTTGAAAGTCTTTTCGGAAGATTCAAAGATAACCTGAGTGGATTCTTCATTGCGCTTAATCTCGGGCTGATGTATTAA
- a CDS encoding M1 family aminopeptidase: MKLLLSVLLIVISFNLSAQSPEKFWVKSEQIRAERLLKHENVNYPGDSKYDVTYYKLDLKIMHTTQTISGSVIMNAKADTLNVSTIFLDLVNQLAVDSVLCNGNIASFTRSTNKINITLDNTYNQGESFSIQVFYHGTPPSSGFGSFTFDTRAGGAPSIFTLSEPYGSSDWWPCKDTPADKADSADIWYTVSNPIKAISNGILEEVIDNGNNTSTYKWKVRYPIAQYLISLAATDFVEYINYYHYGSTDSMPVTHYIYPETFNTTLKNLLDKTPQMIEVFKQHFGEYPFINEKYGHAQFGWGGGMEHQTCSSMGAFGEGINSHELAHQWYGDAITCKDWHNIWLNEGFATYAEGVWIEATQGRSAYNNYIANEMNYAKNASGSVWVTDISSVNSIFNYARSYAKGAVILHMLRGIVGDSTFYNILRTYTYHPTVSYGVAVTEDFQAIAESVSGMDLDYFFQQWIYGENYPRYNVNWSKSQLNDSLWNLRLNISQLTNTNPIFFTMPIQINITRIGLSDTLLTVFNNQQNQEFNIQVYGAINSMQFDPNNFILKNLNVTVDVRDEIQLPAEFVLEQNYPNPFNPTTKIKFTIPASSLNDFSKGEGTLTTLKVYDILGNEVATVVNENLQPGVYEYEIDGSSLTSGVYFYKLTNGNFTEVKKMILMR, translated from the coding sequence ATGAAACTACTTTTATCAGTTTTACTCATTGTAATTAGTTTTAATTTATCTGCACAAAGTCCTGAAAAATTCTGGGTAAAGTCAGAGCAAATAAGAGCAGAAAGATTACTTAAACATGAAAATGTAAATTATCCGGGTGATTCAAAGTATGATGTTACATATTATAAACTCGATTTGAAAATTATGCATACAACACAGACCATTTCAGGCTCTGTAATTATGAATGCAAAAGCAGATACATTAAATGTAAGCACAATTTTTCTTGATTTGGTTAATCAGCTTGCAGTTGATTCGGTTTTGTGTAACGGGAACATTGCATCTTTTACGAGAAGCACCAACAAAATAAACATTACACTCGACAACACTTACAATCAAGGCGAGTCATTCTCAATTCAGGTTTTTTATCACGGTACTCCACCTTCAAGTGGATTCGGAAGTTTTACATTTGACACGAGAGCAGGTGGTGCCCCGTCAATCTTTACATTAAGTGAACCTTATGGCTCAAGCGATTGGTGGCCCTGCAAAGACACTCCTGCCGATAAAGCAGATTCTGCAGATATCTGGTATACAGTAAGCAATCCTATTAAAGCTATTTCAAACGGAATTCTTGAAGAAGTAATTGATAACGGAAACAATACTTCTACTTATAAATGGAAAGTAAGATATCCGATTGCACAATATCTTATTTCTCTTGCAGCAACAGACTTCGTTGAGTATATAAATTACTATCACTATGGTTCAACTGATTCGATGCCGGTAACTCATTACATCTATCCGGAAACATTTAATACAACTCTGAAAAATCTTTTGGATAAAACTCCTCAAATGATTGAAGTATTCAAACAGCATTTTGGTGAGTATCCGTTTATAAATGAGAAATACGGACACGCACAGTTTGGTTGGGGTGGAGGTATGGAACATCAGACTTGTTCTTCTATGGGTGCGTTTGGCGAAGGAATAAACTCTCACGAATTAGCACATCAATGGTATGGTGATGCTATAACCTGTAAAGACTGGCATAACATCTGGCTCAATGAGGGATTCGCAACTTACGCTGAAGGAGTCTGGATTGAAGCAACACAGGGAAGATCAGCTTACAACAATTACATCGCAAATGAAATGAATTATGCAAAGAATGCAAGTGGTTCTGTTTGGGTTACTGATATTTCTTCGGTTAATAGTATTTTCAATTATGCAAGGTCTTATGCAAAAGGTGCTGTAATACTTCATATGTTAAGAGGCATTGTTGGAGATTCTACTTTCTATAATATTCTTCGAACTTATACTTATCATCCAACAGTTTCTTACGGAGTTGCAGTAACAGAAGATTTTCAGGCAATTGCTGAAAGTGTTTCGGGAATGGATCTGGATTATTTCTTTCAGCAGTGGATTTATGGTGAGAATTATCCAAGATATAATGTTAACTGGAGTAAATCTCAGTTGAATGATTCTTTGTGGAATCTGAGATTAAATATAAGTCAATTAACCAATACTAATCCCATCTTCTTTACAATGCCTATTCAGATAAACATTACAAGAATCGGCTTATCTGATACATTACTTACTGTGTTCAATAATCAGCAAAATCAGGAATTTAATATTCAGGTTTATGGAGCAATTAACTCGATGCAATTCGATCCAAATAATTTCATATTAAAAAATCTGAATGTAACAGTTGATGTGAGAGATGAAATTCAATTGCCTGCGGAGTTTGTGCTTGAGCAGAACTATCCAAATCCATTTAATCCGACTACTAAAATCAAGTTTACAATTCCTGCCTCATCTCTAAATGACTTCTCCAAAGGTGAAGGGACTTTAACAACTCTTAAAGTTTATGATATTCTTGGTAATGAAGTCGCAACAGTTGTAAATGAAAATCTTCAACCCGGAGTTTATGAGTATGAGATTGATGGTTCTTCATTAACGAGTGGAGTTTATTTTTATAAGCTCACAAATGGAAACTTTACTGAGGTGAAGAAGATGATATTGATGAGATAA
- a CDS encoding class IV adenylate cyclase, with product MARNLEIKVKLDSHKSIIKILSANNIKLFEVLKQKDIYYKVKKGLLKLRIENGKQTLIFYNRNEKSKKRWSDYFLLDINSSDANKFLDKFLERIVEVNKIRELYWFDNTRIHLDKVDKLGYFLELETRVINGLRDAEKRFNYLVELLELKKYPELRDTYRNLLIRKMK from the coding sequence ATGGCAAGAAATCTTGAAATAAAAGTTAAACTTGACTCACATAAAAGTATTATAAAAATTCTTTCAGCAAATAACATTAAACTTTTTGAGGTGTTGAAACAAAAAGATATTTATTACAAAGTGAAAAAAGGTTTGCTGAAATTAAGAATTGAAAATGGAAAGCAGACTTTGATTTTTTACAATCGGAATGAAAAATCAAAAAAAAGATGGTCTGATTATTTTCTGCTTGATATCAATTCATCTGATGCAAATAAATTTTTAGATAAGTTTCTTGAACGGATTGTTGAAGTAAATAAAATCCGGGAGCTTTATTGGTTTGATAATACAAGAATTCATCTTGATAAGGTTGATAAACTCGGATATTTTCTTGAACTTGAAACAAGGGTTATAAATGGTTTGCGCGATGCTGAGAAAAGATTTAATTATCTTGTTGAGTTACTCGAGCTTAAAAAATATCCCGAATTAAGAGATACATACAGAAATCTTTTAATCAGGAAAATGAAATGA
- a CDS encoding methyltransferase domain-containing protein: protein MSDVNKPEFWNELYINNSAAWDLKSPTPAFIDLLSSEYFDGRKKFLVVGCGYGYDAIEAAKKGFEVTALDFSEKAIEFARSLAQKEKVNINFLVEDFFNLNNTFSNSFEIIFDYVTYCAIDPKRRKEYADKIYQLLKPEGIFAIILFPIENRIGGPPFAVDVNEATDLFSEKLELIISTDKINSIKPRKGRELLQIYRRANGKKS, encoded by the coding sequence ATGAGCGATGTAAATAAACCAGAATTCTGGAATGAACTTTACATAAATAATTCTGCAGCGTGGGACTTAAAATCTCCTACACCTGCTTTTATTGATTTACTTTCTTCAGAATATTTTGACGGAAGAAAGAAATTTCTGGTTGTTGGCTGTGGCTATGGATACGATGCAATTGAAGCTGCGAAAAAAGGATTTGAGGTAACTGCACTTGATTTTTCTGAAAAGGCAATCGAGTTTGCAAGGTCACTGGCACAAAAAGAAAAAGTTAACATTAATTTTCTGGTTGAAGATTTCTTTAATCTGAATAATACTTTTTCAAATTCATTTGAAATTATTTTTGATTATGTTACTTACTGTGCAATTGATCCTAAAAGAAGAAAAGAGTATGCAGATAAAATTTATCAATTGCTAAAGCCGGAAGGAATATTTGCAATCATTCTTTTTCCGATTGAAAACAGAATCGGAGGACCTCCTTTTGCAGTTGATGTGAATGAAGCAACTGATTTATTCTCAGAAAAACTTGAGCTGATAATTTCAACCGATAAAATCAATTCAATTAAACCAAGAAAGGGAAGAGAGCTTTTACAAATTTACAGGAGAGCAAATGGCAAGAAATCTTGA
- a CDS encoding PD-(D/E)XK nuclease family protein, giving the protein MILSKKNLKQIDIDFILNEKIQNEKLNETLIVVPTNRKVRSLKRELISLSPNGATANLHIHTLSTLSLSIFKLTNLSEFFLLDDATAVVLLNKAFHKIKPTYFANYQDEVPAGTLDRIKNVISEYKRNGVSPDLLYEQAKNLTGSEKNKANDIAKIYADYFNECSQNNLFEIGDIYKFLNELSDKDFQKAFDELFNEVNFVLVNGFDEFSNPEIELLNRISECREDFFIQFDYYKYNPALFGHLDECFSKFEKRGFKEITDLSESQNLHFHSVIREKLFDFQKHKPQSVNEKIFIVNPATPEKEIEFIAKEIKRLLFEEKVQPEKICVAFNLISEHSKVVRDIFTEYGLPFNLTDRFALSESQPIIALINLLEIIENNFFYKNIFRTLSGRWIELDGIDLSNLLQVASNLKITAGYNNWIESIDNALEEIKNLNEDDERNFLPEENYLKAKEDIISIAEMLNPFKSKLTVDEFRNELDNLIVRLQLIPKAINDHKDYAEKNVRAITSFVQTVHNLFELMRIELGEKPKHSVSFYLKNIKTALQFARYNLREKIDSGILVTSINEIRGLNFDYLFIGGMTDGEFPTRYQPEIFLSGSFRKEDYKHILEERYHFYQALCAVKKVLYLTYPNSDERKQFTASTFIKDLKNVINTLEINAGNYDKLIASEKELLSAINKNDLNSDQVNQNLIEAGFNPENILEDIKIDELRIQNPFDEIPYNGFLSEQLSKESLEKLKALSDRTYSATQLEEYAKCPFQYFLRRILLIETIEEPTEEIEAFELGSIIHSILYTFYKTIKEQKRKIENCSEEEFAEFVQLIFSIARKKTEHIKFSSPYSFFEYEKIFGINGNIKHSILYKFLEEERKDKEGFEPLFFEISFGKRTNSSIEVKLNEINFSGKIDRIDVNEEDKLYQVIDYKLSGRKPTREDFNLGISLQLPLYLYASKLLLKAEFKKEYQPASAEIYSLKIFNEEFGRKIAHNLPGRKFTQEDYLKASEDLIKIFEEVVPKYIDNIRKGVFNLSLLEKREDKVCGFCEFSSICRIRELG; this is encoded by the coding sequence ATGATTCTTTCAAAAAAAAACTTAAAGCAGATTGATATTGATTTTATTCTGAATGAAAAAATTCAGAACGAAAAGCTGAATGAAACTCTTATTGTTGTTCCAACAAACAGAAAAGTGCGTTCGCTTAAAAGAGAATTGATTTCGCTTTCACCAAATGGGGCAACAGCCAATCTTCACATTCATACATTATCAACTTTAAGTTTAAGTATTTTCAAGCTGACAAATCTTAGTGAATTTTTTCTGCTTGATGATGCGACAGCAGTAGTTCTTCTTAATAAAGCTTTTCATAAAATAAAGCCAACCTATTTTGCGAATTACCAAGACGAAGTTCCTGCGGGAACACTTGACAGAATTAAAAATGTAATTTCAGAATATAAGCGAAATGGTGTTTCTCCTGATTTACTTTATGAACAAGCAAAAAATCTGACGGGCAGCGAAAAAAATAAAGCAAATGACATTGCAAAAATTTATGCCGATTACTTTAATGAATGTTCACAAAATAATCTTTTTGAAATCGGCGATATTTATAAATTTCTGAATGAACTTTCCGATAAAGATTTTCAGAAAGCTTTTGATGAATTATTCAATGAAGTGAACTTTGTTCTTGTAAATGGGTTTGATGAATTCAGTAATCCTGAGATTGAGTTGCTTAACAGAATTTCTGAATGTCGCGAAGATTTTTTCATTCAGTTTGATTATTACAAATACAATCCTGCTTTATTCGGGCATCTTGACGAATGCTTTTCGAAGTTTGAGAAGAGAGGCTTTAAAGAAATAACTGATTTATCTGAATCACAGAATCTTCATTTCCATTCCGTTATTCGCGAAAAATTATTTGATTTTCAAAAACATAAACCTCAATCAGTTAATGAGAAAATTTTTATTGTTAATCCTGCAACACCCGAAAAAGAAATCGAGTTTATAGCCAAAGAAATTAAACGGCTATTGTTCGAAGAAAAAGTTCAGCCGGAAAAAATTTGTGTTGCTTTCAATCTGATTTCAGAGCATTCGAAAGTTGTGCGGGATATATTTACCGAATATGGCTTACCTTTTAATTTAACTGACAGATTCGCTCTGAGTGAATCTCAGCCAATCATTGCACTGATAAATCTTCTGGAAATTATAGAGAATAATTTTTTCTATAAAAATATTTTCAGAACATTAAGCGGAAGATGGATTGAGCTTGATGGAATTGATTTATCAAATCTGCTTCAGGTTGCTTCAAACTTAAAAATAACTGCAGGTTACAATAATTGGATTGAAAGCATAGATAATGCTCTTGAAGAAATTAAAAATCTGAATGAAGACGACGAAAGGAATTTTCTTCCAGAAGAAAATTACCTGAAAGCAAAAGAGGATATTATATCAATTGCTGAAATGCTGAATCCATTTAAATCAAAATTAACAGTTGATGAATTCCGAAATGAACTGGATAATCTGATTGTAAGACTTCAGTTGATTCCTAAAGCAATAAATGATCATAAAGATTACGCGGAAAAAAATGTAAGAGCAATTACAAGTTTTGTTCAAACAGTTCATAATCTTTTTGAGCTGATGAGAATTGAGCTTGGAGAAAAGCCAAAACACAGTGTTTCGTTTTATCTGAAAAATATTAAAACGGCACTTCAGTTTGCAAGATATAATCTTCGTGAAAAAATTGATTCCGGAATTCTTGTAACATCAATCAATGAAATCAGAGGATTGAACTTTGATTATCTTTTTATTGGCGGAATGACTGATGGAGAATTTCCCACACGATATCAACCTGAAATATTTTTAAGTGGTTCTTTCCGTAAAGAAGATTACAAACATATTCTGGAAGAGCGTTATCATTTTTATCAGGCATTGTGTGCAGTTAAAAAAGTTTTGTATTTAACCTATCCAAATTCGGATGAAAGAAAACAATTTACAGCTTCGACATTTATAAAAGATTTGAAAAATGTTATTAACACTTTGGAAATAAACGCCGGAAATTACGATAAACTGATTGCCTCAGAAAAAGAACTTCTGAGTGCGATCAATAAGAACGATTTAAATTCTGATCAGGTAAATCAAAATCTGATTGAGGCAGGATTTAATCCTGAAAATATTTTAGAAGACATAAAGATTGATGAACTCAGAATACAAAATCCGTTTGATGAAATTCCGTATAATGGTTTTTTGTCAGAGCAATTGAGCAAAGAATCATTAGAAAAACTGAAAGCATTATCGGACAGAACTTACTCAGCAACTCAACTTGAGGAATATGCAAAATGTCCGTTTCAATATTTTCTGAGACGAATATTACTTATCGAAACTATTGAAGAACCCACAGAAGAAATTGAAGCATTTGAACTTGGAAGCATCATTCACTCAATACTTTATACATTCTATAAAACAATCAAAGAGCAAAAAAGAAAGATTGAAAACTGCAGTGAAGAAGAGTTTGCGGAATTTGTTCAACTGATTTTTTCGATAGCAAGAAAAAAGACCGAGCATATAAAATTTTCTTCACCATATTCTTTCTTTGAATATGAAAAAATCTTCGGCATCAACGGAAACATTAAACACTCCATACTTTACAAATTCCTTGAGGAAGAAAGAAAAGATAAAGAAGGATTTGAGCCGCTGTTTTTTGAAATTTCATTCGGAAAAAGAACAAATTCATCTATTGAAGTAAAACTTAATGAAATAAACTTCAGTGGAAAGATTGATAGAATTGATGTTAATGAAGAGGACAAACTGTATCAGGTGATTGACTATAAACTAAGTGGTAGAAAACCCACCAGAGAAGATTTTAATCTCGGAATTTCCCTTCAGCTTCCATTGTATTTATATGCATCCAAATTGTTACTTAAAGCCGAGTTTAAGAAGGAATATCAACCTGCAAGCGCAGAGATTTATTCACTGAAAATATTTAACGAGGAATTTGGTAGAAAAATTGCTCATAATCTTCCGGGAAGAAAGTTTACACAGGAGGATTATCTGAAAGCTTCAGAAGATTTAATTAAAATATTTGAAGAAGTAGTACCAAAGTATATTGATAACATAAGAAAAGGCGTTTTTAATCTTTCATTGCTTGAAAAAAGAGAAGATAAAGTCTGTGGTTTTTGTGAGTTCAGTTCAATTTGCAGAATTCGAGAATTGGGTTAA